The following proteins are co-located in the Silene latifolia isolate original U9 population chromosome 1, ASM4854445v1, whole genome shotgun sequence genome:
- the LOC141597163 gene encoding uncharacterized protein LOC141597163 isoform X2 → MEETSRGKDRISELPNDIKQHIMSSLCMRDAVATSYLSPVWRCLTRLDIEDCPNLSQIELNASKMDFFRYYTTLNHNIITLLSKCQFVRTSLILQRPRGALFNPILWYSKLVAFLANFSQSTHLDIETNSKKVVIIPQELRERFCPPLSGVQNLTFILATSSMVHDVLNYADALLWFSPHPKTISFCEEDLEPALSLELQYEDRMTELESCVCCRAHPTSCWRRVLKDFKIVYHRGLANCDSIRKLLEHELKKRKATATAGELYYLTTLNT, encoded by the exons ATGGAGGAAACAAGTAGAGGAAAAGACAGAATATCAGAGTTACCCAATGACATAAAACAACATATAATGTCTTCCCTTTGCATGAGAGATGCTGTTGCTACAAGCTATCTGTCTCCTGTTTGGAG GTGTCTTACAAGATTGGATATTGAGGACTGCCCGAATTTGTCTCAAATCGAGCTGAATGCTTCCAAGATGGACTTCTTCAGATATTACACTACCCTTAACCATAACATAATAACCCtcttgtcaaaatgtcaatttgttcGCACCTCTCTTATTTTGCAACGTCCTCGTGGTGCGCTTTTCAACCCTATTCTATGGTATTCCAAGCTTGTAGCATTCCTCGCTAACTTCAGCCAATCAACTCATCTGGATATAGAAACCAATTCCAAAAag GTTGTGATCATCCCACAAGAATTGCGAGAAAGGTTTTGCCCTCCACTTTCCGGTGTCCAAAATCTAACCTTCATATTAGCAACATCTTCGATGGTTCATGATGTTCTGAACTATGCGGATGCCTTGTTATGGTTTTCTCCTCACCCCAAAACAATCTCTTTTTGTGAGGAAGATCTCGAGCCCGCTCTATCACTTGAG CTCCAATATGAAGACAGAATGACAGAATTAGAAAGTTGCGTCTGCTGTCGTGCCCACCCAACCAGTTGCTGGAGGCGTGTCTTAAAGGATTTCAAGATTGTGTACCATAGAGGGCTTGCTAACTGTGATAGCATTAGAAAATTGCTCGAGCATGAGCTCAAGAAAAGAAAGGCCACGGCCACTGCAGGCGAACTTTACTACCTTACGACATTAAATACATAG
- the LOC141597163 gene encoding uncharacterized protein LOC141597163 isoform X1: protein MEETSRGKDRISELPNDIKQHIMSSLCMRDAVATSYLSPVWRYTWVTLPSFSFGFSFFEHFCNYFDNLPPNHPKKLQPFYNSNNNNHDSDETIKHLMYVQLLHQLLQIYIKKRQPLDVLDNLTLFVPNMTVYACDVVSQWFSVAKHNVNKFNFSTPEGGVRNRFNGILESKTITKLWLQGCSLISETEVYYINLPCLKQLNFICLHYLDQKILDILLCKCGGTLEKLQLLGGEGVRVLRLSGLSKLKDLEVMHIHDLNRVEIDTTALEYLTLIKLKMNKCKLRVTSNYSCNNLVELFINGCAISDDFFNNVAEFPRLKAVTLLDCPKLKCIKITSRCLTRLDIEDCPNLSQIELNASKMDFFRYYTTLNHNIITLLSKCQFVRTSLILQRPRGALFNPILWYSKLVAFLANFSQSTHLDIETNSKKVVIIPQELRERFCPPLSGVQNLTFILATSSMVHDVLNYADALLWFSPHPKTISFCEEDLEPALSLELQYEDRMTELESCVCCRAHPTSCWRRVLKDFKIVYHRGLANCDSIRKLLEHELKKRKATATAGELYYLTTLNT from the exons ATGGAGGAAACAAGTAGAGGAAAAGACAGAATATCAGAGTTACCCAATGACATAAAACAACATATAATGTCTTCCCTTTGCATGAGAGATGCTGTTGCTACAAGCTATCTGTCTCCTGTTTGGAGGTACACTTGGGTTACTCTTCCCTCTTTTTCTTTTGGGTTTTCCTTTTTTGAGCACTTCTGCAATTATTTTGACAATCTTCCCCCCAATCATCCCAAAAAGCTGCAACCTttttataatagtaataataataatcatgatTCTGATGAAACTATCAAGCATTTAATGTATGTCCAGTTGTTACACCAATTATTGCAGATTTACATTAAAAAGagacaacctttggatgttcttGATAATTTGACACTTTTTGTACCCAACATGACTGTTTATGCTTGTGATGTTGTATCACAATGGTTTTCTGTTGCCAAACACAATGTTAACAAGTTTAATTTCTCGACTCCGGAAGGCGGGGTTAGGAATCGTTTTAATGGTATCCTAGAATCCAAAACAATAACCAAGTTGTGGTTGCAAGGCTGTAGCTTGATTAGTGAAACTGAGGTGTATTATATTAATCTTCCTTGCTTGAAACAACTCAATTTCATATGCCTCCATTATTTAGACCAGAAGATTTTGGATATCCTGCTTTGTAAATGTGGGGGAACTTTGGAGAAGCTACAACTATTGGGAGGTGAAggtgttagggtgcttcgacttTCAGGTCTTTCTAAATTGAAAGACCTCGAAGTTATGCACATACATGATCTCAATCGAGTTGAGATTGATACTACGGCTCTTGAATATTTGACCCTTATTAAGCTTAAGATGAATAAATGCAAACTCAGAGTGACTTCTAATTATTCTTGTAACAATTTGGTAGAATTGTTCATTAATGGTTGTGCCATATCTGATGATTTCTTTAATAATGTCGCTGAGTTTCCCCGTTTGAAAGCTGTAACCCTCTTGGATTGTCCCAAGTTGAAGTGTATTAAGATCACTTCTAGGTGTCTTACAAGATTGGATATTGAGGACTGCCCGAATTTGTCTCAAATCGAGCTGAATGCTTCCAAGATGGACTTCTTCAGATATTACACTACCCTTAACCATAACATAATAACCCtcttgtcaaaatgtcaatttgttcGCACCTCTCTTATTTTGCAACGTCCTCGTGGTGCGCTTTTCAACCCTATTCTATGGTATTCCAAGCTTGTAGCATTCCTCGCTAACTTCAGCCAATCAACTCATCTGGATATAGAAACCAATTCCAAAAag GTTGTGATCATCCCACAAGAATTGCGAGAAAGGTTTTGCCCTCCACTTTCCGGTGTCCAAAATCTAACCTTCATATTAGCAACATCTTCGATGGTTCATGATGTTCTGAACTATGCGGATGCCTTGTTATGGTTTTCTCCTCACCCCAAAACAATCTCTTTTTGTGAGGAAGATCTCGAGCCCGCTCTATCACTTGAG CTCCAATATGAAGACAGAATGACAGAATTAGAAAGTTGCGTCTGCTGTCGTGCCCACCCAACCAGTTGCTGGAGGCGTGTCTTAAAGGATTTCAAGATTGTGTACCATAGAGGGCTTGCTAACTGTGATAGCATTAGAAAATTGCTCGAGCATGAGCTCAAGAAAAGAAAGGCCACGGCCACTGCAGGCGAACTTTACTACCTTACGACATTAAATACATAG
- the LOC141597200 gene encoding protein COFACTOR ASSEMBLY OF COMPLEX C SUBUNIT B CCB3, chloroplastic: MHLGHSFSQLFLPVCSSSSSTHFFFFLKSVPHFSWVSLPQRAMATLCRPCPFFLKRCWLPSRRKTPVYRPQLTQCSPRCVYGLTVEPLTEFPSVVMNNNPIGALQASHVVEELRQNMLLLDLDPATAKLVIPFIGPFLSALSFLFIVRIVMSWYPKLPVTKFPYVLAYAPTEPILVPTRKVIPPLGGVDVTPVVWFGLLSFLNEILVGPQGLLVLLSQQV, translated from the exons ATGCATCTTGGGCATTCATTTTCTCAACTATTTCTACCCGTCTGTTCCTCATCATCTTcaacccatttttttttttttttaaaatctgtTCCTCATTTCAGCTGGGTCTCTCTTCCTCAG CGCGCCATGGCAACCCTTTGCAGGCCCTGCCCCTTTTTCTTG AAAAGATGCTGGTTGCCTAGTAGGAGAAAAACCCCGGTTTACAGGCCACAACTGACTCAATGCAGCCCACGATGTGTCTACGGACTCACAGTTGAACCACTCACTGAATTTCCCTCTGTCGTCATGAATAACAACCCTATTGGTGCGCTACAAGCATCACATGTTGTCGAAGAGTTGAGACAAAACATGCTATTATTAGACTTGGATCCCGCAACTGCAAAGCTTGTAATTCCATTTATAGGACCCTTTCTTTCTGCACTTTCCTTCCTCTTCATCGTAAGAATAGTCATGTCCTGGTATCCAAAGCTTCCTGTCACAAAGTTCCCCTATGTTCTCGCCTATGCACCCACCGAGCCAATTCTGGTTCCAACTCGCAAAGTAATCCCGCCTTTGGGTGGAGTCGACGTCACTCCAGTGGTTTGGTTCGGGTTACTTAGTTTCTTAAATGAGATATTAGTAGGACCTCAAGGACTTCTTGTACTCCTTTCTCAGCAAGTTTAA
- the LOC141597211 gene encoding uncharacterized protein LOC141597211 yields the protein MVRLWWISFLLLMFSSSAPISHASAGDANPLYRFCVTRCISSGCIEEKCFPQCKVPSSNGSSDSPWFMQMPLFVKWKQSDCLSDCRYYCMEDIEVERQAHGHDPVKYHGKWPFKRVIGLQEPVSVALSILNLLMHLYGWLSFSKLLYYKLPLKQSGTYYEYTILWHIYALVSLNSWLWSAVFHSRDLDLTEKLDYSSAVAVLGCSLIISIMRSFRVRDEAARVMVASPFLSFTVTHILYLNFYKMDYGWNMQVCVVMAVAQLLIWAIWAGTTRHPSRLKLWFVVVAGGLAMLLEIYDFPPYQGLVDAHALWHAATIPLTYTWWSFIKDDAMSQTSYQVKKAK from the exons ATGGTGCGTTTATGGTGGATTTCGTTTTTGTTGTTGATGTTTTCTTCCTCTGCTCCGATTTCGCACGCTAGTGCTGGTGATGCCAATCCTCTTTACAG GTTTTGTGTGACACGGTGCATTAGCAGTGGTTGTATTGAAGAGAAATGCTTTCCCCAGTGCAAGGTTCCTTCAAGCAATGGTTCGAGCGATAGTCCATGGTTCATGCAGATGCCTCTGTTTGTAAAATGGAAGCAGTCGGATTGTTTAAGTGATTGCCGCTACTATTGCATGGAAGACATAGAAGTTGAAAGACAGGCACATGGTCATGACCCTGTAAAGTATCATGGGAAGTGGCCTTTCAAGCGTGTGATTGGGCTCCAG GAGCCTGTTTCGGTGGCTTTATCAATCCTCAACTTACTGATGCATCTCTATGGTTGGCTATCTTTTTCCAAGCTTCTTTACTATAAGCTTCCTTTGAAGCAAAGTGGGACATATTACGAGTACACAATTTTGTGGCATATCTATGCATTGGTATCCTTGAATTCGTGGCTTTGGAGTGCTGTTTTCCACAGCCG AGATCTGGATTTAACAGAAAAGCTTGACTATTCATCAGCTGTAGCGGTACTTGGGTGTTCACTCATTATTTCAATAATGAGAAGTTTTCGCGTTAGAGATGAGGCAGCTAGAGTCATGGTGGCTTCTCCTTTCCTATCTTTCACAGTTACCCACATATTGTATCTGAACTTCTATAAAATGGATTATG GATGGAACATGCAAGTATGCGTAGTGATGGCAGTTGCTCAGCTTCTGATATGGGCAATATGGGCCGGGACCACTCGCCATCCTTCACGGTTGAAGCTATGGTTTGTTGTCGTAGCTGGTGGACTTGCCATGCTTTTGGAAATATACGATTTCCCTCCATATCAAGGCTTGGTTGATGCACATGCTCTTTGGCATGCTGCCACCATCCCTCTTACCTACACTTGGTGGAGCTTCATTAAGGATGATGCTATGTCTCAGACGTCTTACCAAGTCAAGAAGGCCAAGTAA
- the LOC141649274 gene encoding uncharacterized protein LOC141649274 — MLWVILISYEVPRGIPSNVELTDVNPEYPRFPDIIYGFEASILSSQLIPLITDLLTLPPDSLPDFVTLDLQKASVRLTVGEKTVEKAADRNELWFVWPYWETLRRAASTSKECSVYQTTEPPENLMLLFKFTDPDDTITFTRGTYSCNKKVSCLAFLSALT; from the exons ATGTTGTGGGTTATTTTGATATCTT ATGAAGTTCCTCGTGGTATACCATCAAATGTCGAATTAACCGATGTGAATCCGGAATATCCAAGGTTTCCTGATATCATCTATGGCTTTGAGGCATCTATACTATCTTCTCAGTTAATCCCCCTTATTACCGACCTTCTTACACTGCCACCCGATTCGCTACCCGACTTTG TGACATTAGATTTGCAGAAGGCATCAGTGAGGCTGACAGTTGGAGAAAAGACAGTGGAGAAGGCTGCTGACAGGAATGAACTGTGGTTTGTGTGGCCATACTGGGAGACACTAAGGAGAGCAGCGTCTACGTCAAAAGAGTGTTCGGTATACCAGACGACAGAGCCACCTGAGAACCTCATGCTGCTGTTCAAATTCACTGACCCTGATGATACAATTACTTTCACAAGGGGTACTTACAGCTGTAACAAGAAAGTCAGCTGCCTCGCTTTCTTAAGCGCCCTAACCTGA
- the LOC141597267 gene encoding large ribosomal RNA subunit accumulation protein YCED homolog 2, chloroplastic — translation MAKAIQLSSAKNINTLETPFYLAHPKSSSPKIIKLITATKKVDGPLIAKRASKVRRRVITIPAASTGRYPGKWTCEYLISLKDLQLHDLAEDGRKGTEVFVTLSLHKHAGFGLSVEGRVITNIARKCSSCSSPYCRKIDTSIRVWVLPNDGDDSSTLPEIGGDDPSVIYVKPGCEADLDSLIQDTIRLQIAVRETCSEECANAEPKLHYIGDQTTASLDQRWSKLLHLRKAIQ, via the exons ATGGCCAAGGCCATCCAACTGAGTTCAGCTAAGAACATCAACACATTAGAAACTCCATTCTACTTAGCACACCCGAAATCGTCTTCCCCGAAAATCATCAAACTCATTACAGCTACCAAAAAAGTTGATGGCCCTTTG ATTGCAAAAAGGGCCTCAAAAGTGCGACGTCGAGTGATCACCATACCAGCAGCGTCCACAGGAAGATATCCAGGGAAATGGACTTGTGAGTACCTTATTTCTCTAAAGGACCTTCAGTTACATGATTTAGCTGAAGATGGACGTAAAGGCACCGAGGTTTTCGTTACTCTTTCCCTACATAAG CATGCAGGGTTTGGCCTGTCAGTAGAAGGTAGAGTGATCACAAACATTGCCAGAAAATGCAGTAGTTGCTCTTCTCCTTACTGTAGAAAG ATCGACACAAGCATTAGAGTTTGGGTTCTACCCAATGATGGAGATGACTCATCAACCTTGCCAGAGATTGGCGGCGATGATCCATCT GTAATCTATGTTAAACCAGGTTGTGAAGCTGACCTAGACTCCCTCATACAAGATACTATACGGCTTCAGATTGCTGTTAGG gagACTTGTTCAGAGGAATGTGCAAACGCAGAGCCAAAGTTACACT ATATAGGCGATCAGACGACAGCATCACTAGATCAAAGGTGGTCGAAACTATTGCATCTACGAAAGGCGATTCAGTGA